In Drosophila teissieri strain GT53w chromosome 2R, Prin_Dtei_1.1, whole genome shotgun sequence, the following proteins share a genomic window:
- the LOC122614805 gene encoding uncharacterized protein LOC122614805: protein MVRFILILLCLGYSQAQILDATTSHPNLEERLLSLLLRLQQEQFIDTLLIYGEDCAFSSLSRRLQVPTVLVSSGSTAFEWNYSSLTLILCCEFQAEREENYRTLMKLQMNRRLILLKGNITPNSVCEFYSQKDQHNIAMVNSNFHQFGIVYACRLFQERNYEKVYLYEGNPIYVNQFRNMQGASIRSITYNLIPGSMPYRDPKTGKLKYIGYVANLLNNFVEKVNATLEMQEKLKEDGKKISFYNITKWASENLVDIGMSYAAYFAMNNFDTVSYPYVMSSNCFMVPLPDRMPYSEIYMGIVDPPVLIMFLATFCIFSVMLIYIKDRSWRSLSLVNVLLNDICLRAFLAQPFPFPRQSNRKLKLIFMLVCFSSVISTTMYLAYLQSFMWGPPFDPKLSSFAGLENSRFKLAIRGYDIELLRALNVSMEHVVVFDDPSQLEELRDSFDDSYMYPMTALSWVAVKEQQKLFTFPLFYYSEEVCLNPIGFVSFPIRRHLPYRDIFEKHIRQQNEFGLSKYWIDESFSDMVRLKLRTMEDIIPPQVNDYIEVEDLSWVFGMYFTGLGISCCCFGLELLGFPSWMQRLRLTNWFGVRN, encoded by the coding sequence ATGGTTCGGTTTATTCTAATTTTGCTTTGCCTTGGATATTCACAGGCTCAGATTTTGGATGCTACTACTAGTCATCCAAATTTAGAGGAACGACTACTGAGCCTTCTTCTGAGATTGCAACAGGAGCAATTCATCGACACTCTATTAATTTATGGAGAAGATTGCGCTTTTAGTTCCTTGTCCAGGAGACTGCAGGTCCCCACAGTGTTGGTTTCTTCGGGCAGCACCGCCTTTGAATGGAACTACAGTAGCCTAACTCTTATTCTATGCTGTGAGTTTCAGGCCGAGAGGGAGGAGAACTACCGAACTCTGATGAAGCTGCAAATGAACAGGCGATTGATCCTTTTGAAAGGAAATATAACACCGAACTCCGTATGCGAATTCTATTCCCAGAAGGATCAACATAATATAGCCATGGTGAACAGCAACTTCCATCAGTTTGGGATTGTATACGCCTGTCGGCTATTTCAAGAACGAAACTATGAAAAAGTGTATCTATACGAGGGTAATCCCATATATGTGAACCAGTTTCGAAACATGCAAGGTGCATCGATCAGATCAATCACATACAACCTGATTCCTGGATCTATGCCTTATCGGGATCCCAAAACTGGCAAATTGAAGTATATTGGATATGTGGccaatttattgaataattttgTTGAGAAAGTTAATGCCACCTTGGAAATGCAGGAGAAATTGAAAGAAGACGGAAAGAAAATATCTTTCTACAATATTACGAAATGGGCCTCGGAAAATCTGGTGGACATTGGCATGAGCTACGCCGCCTACTTCGCAATGAACAACTTCGACACGGTCTCCTATCCGTACGTGATGAGTTCAAACTGCTTCATGGTACCTCTCCCGGACAGGATGCCCTATAGTGAGATATACATGGGGATTGTGGATCCACCGGTCCTGATAATGTTCCTTGccacattttgtattttctcaGTGATGCTGATCTACATCAAGGACAGGTCCTGGCGTAGTCTGAGTCTTGTTAATGTCCTGTTGAACGATATCTGTTTGAGGGCATTTTTGGCTCagccttttccttttcctcgcCAATCCaacagaaaactgaaactgattTTCATGCTGGTCTGCTTTTCCAGCGTAATCTCCACCACAATGTATTTGGCTTACCTGCAGTCCTTCATGTGGGGCCCTCCATTTGATCCAAAGCTATCTTCCTTCGCCGGTCTGGAGAATTCCAGGTTCAAGCTGGCCATTCGAGGGTACGACATAGAGTTGCTGCGAGCGTTGAACGTGAGCATGGAGCATGTGGTGGTCTTCGATGACCCCAGCCAACTGGAGGAATTGCGAGACTCCTTCGATGACAGCTATATGTACCCGATGACCGCCTTGAGCTGGGTTGCCGtcaaggagcagcagaaacTCTTCACATTCCCACTGTTTTATTATTCAGAAGAAGTTTGCCTAAATCCTATCGGTTTCGTTAGTTTCCCCATAAGACGACACCTGCCGTATCGCGATATCTTTGAGAAACACATTCGGCAACAAAATGAGTTCGGTTTATCGAAGTACTGGATCGATGAGAGCTTTTCGGATATGGTGAGACTAAAACTTAGAACCATGGAAGATATCATTCCACCCCAAGTGAATGATTACATCGAAGTAGAAGATCTCTCCTGGGTGTTCGGCATGTACTTCACTGGACTGGGCatcagttgctgttgctttggACTGGAGCTACTGGGATTTCCCAGTTGGATGCAGCGGTTAAGACTAACCAACTGGTTTGGGGTGAGAAATTAA
- the LOC122614924 gene encoding polypeptide N-acetylgalactosaminyltransferase 1, translated as MLPRFRSFYGKLIIFILVALCFILYSKVQQNGSAEEPPVAPPIRVAALRGHGRERYEAYSDSENEIARPVTQSPYEQIIQLDLQKQKAGLGEQGVAVHLSGAAKERGDEIYKKIALNEELSEQLSYNRSVGDHRNPLCAKQRFDAGSLPTASVVIIFFNEPYSVLLRTVHSTLSTCNEKALKEIILVDDGSDNVELGAKLDYYVRTRIPAGKVTILRLKNRLGLIRARLAGARIATGDVLIFLDAHCEGNIGWCEPLLQRIKESRTSVLVPIIDVIDANDFQYSTNGYKSFQVGGFQWNGHFDWINLPEREKQRQRRECKHEREICPAYSPTMAGGLFAIDRRYFWEVGSYDEQMDGWGGENLEMSFRIWQCGGTIETIPCSRVGHIFRDFHPYKFPNDRDTHGINTARMALVWMDEYINIFFLNRPDLKFHADIGDVTHRVMLRKKLRCKSFEWYLKNIYPEKFVPTKDVQGWGKVHALNSNICLDDLLQNNEKPYNAGLYPCGKVLQKSQLFSFTNTNVLRNELSCATVQHSESPPYRVVMVPCMENDEFNEQWRYEHQHIIHSNTGMCLDHQGLKSMDDAQVAPCNPHSESQRWTIEH; from the exons ATGCTGCCTCGGTTCCGTTCCTTCTACGGCAAACTGATCATCTTCATCCTAGTCGCCCTCTGCTTCATCCTCTACAGCAAGGTGCAGCAGAATGGCTCAGCAGAGGAGCCACCTGTGGCGCCACCCATCCGAGTGGCCGCTCTGCGAGGTCACGGACGCGAGCGGTACGAGGCGTATAGCGACAGTGAGAACGAGATAGCCCGACCTGTCACCCAGTCGCCCTACGAACAAATCATCCAACTGGATCTGCAGAAACAGAAGGCGGGACTCGGCGAACAGGGCGTGGCAGTGCATCTTTCTGGTGCCGCCAAAGAGCGGGGCGACGAAATCTACAAGAAGATCGCCCTCAACGAGGAGCTAAGCGAGCAGTTGTCCTACAACCGGAGTGTCGGTGACCACCGGAATCCGCTGTGCGCCAAGCAGCGCTTCGATGCTGGGTCCCTGCCCACCGCCAGTGTGGTCATCATCTTCTTCAACGAACCCTACTCCGTGCTGCTGCGGACCGTGCACAGCACGCTGAGCACCTGCAACGAGAAGGCCCTCAAGGAGATCATCCTGGTGGATGATGGCAGCGACAACGTGGAACTGGGCGCCAAGCTGGACTACTATGTGCGCACGCGAATTCCCGCGGGGAAGGTCACCATTCTGCGCCTCAAGAACCG ATTGGGTTTGATTCGTGCCCGATTGGCCGGAGCGCGGATCGCCACAGGGGATGTGCTCATCTTCCTGGACGCCCATTGCGAGGGTAACATTGGCTGGTGCGAGCCACTCCTGCAGCGCATCAAGGAGTCACGCACTAGCGTGCTGGTGCCCATTATCGATGTCATCGACGCCAACGACTTCCAGTACAGCACCAATGGCTACAAGTCCTTCCAGGTCGGCGGTTTCCAGTGGAACGGCCACTTTGACTGGATCAATCTGCCGGAGCGGGAGAAGCAGCGCCAGCGACGCGAGTGCAAGCACGAGCGGGAGATCTGTCCAGCATACAGTCCCACTATGGCTGGTGGGCTGTTCGCCATAGATCGACGCTACTTCTGGGAAGTGGGCAGCTACGACGAACAGATGGACGGTTGGGGTGGTGAGAACCTGGAGATGTCCTTCCGCATCTGGCAGTGCGGCGGCACCATTGAGACTATTCCCTGCTCCCGCGTGGGGCACATCTTCCGCGACTTCCATCCTTACAA ATTCCCCAACGATCGCGATACGCACGGTATTAATACTGCCCGCATGGCCCTGGTGTGGATGGATGAGTACATAAACATATTCTTCCTCAACCGGCCGGACCTGAAGTTCCACGCGGACATTGGCGATGTCACCCACCGAGTAATGCTGCGCAAGAAGCTCCGCTGCAAGAGCTTCGAGTGGTACCTGAAGAACATCTATCCGGAAAAGTTTGTGCCCACCAAGGACGTGCAGGGCTGGGGCAAGGTGCACGCCCTGAATTCCAACATATGCCTGGATGATTTGCTGCAGAACAACGAAAAGCCCTACAACGCCGGCTTGTATCCATGCGGCAAGGTGTTGCAGAAGTCGCAGCTGTTCTCCTTCACCAACACAAATGTTCTGCGCAACGAGCTGAGCTGTGCAACCGTGCAGCACAGCGAGTCCCCACCGTACCGGGTGGTGATGGTGCCCTGCATGGAGAACGATGAGTTTAACGAGCAGTGGCGATACGAGCACCAGCACATCATTCACAGCAACACGGGCATGTGTCTGGATCACCAGGGACTCAAGAGCATGGACGACGCCCAGGTGGCGCCTTGCAATCCCCACAGCGAATCCCAACGATGGACCATTGAACACTGA